A genomic stretch from Georgenia muralis includes:
- a CDS encoding IS1634 family transposase, with translation MFMRTSSRRNKDGSVVRYLQLAHNEWDPGTKSAKMRVLYNFGRTDQVDRAAIERLIASLTKTLDPDPVAAQGGDGPAGLAFESSRPLGGAWVLDHLWSQLGIGKAMGKLLAGGRREPVTERVCFALVANRALAPSSKLAAASWVGADVHIPGLPEVSDDACYRAMDWLLSVEDTLAKTVYDNVADLLNLEVDLLFFDTTSIYFETESADEPVWRDQTGQRLDEDAGAETAPAGAVKATGFRTYGKSKDHREDLPQVVIGMAVTRTGIPVRVWSWPGYTADSALIRQVKDDMAQWNLGKVVWVADRGFTSAENRRYLQRAGGGYILGEKLRSGSAEATAALSRQGRYQEVTGNLRVKEVRLGDGDRFVIAHNPDQAVRDAAIRAELVARLQEMIAGTDKLSVTKRAQLRGAISTKPGLNRYLRVSAGGLLRVDRAAIIAEAKLDGKYLLRTNEPTLSAEDLALGYKQLLEVERGWRDMKQILNLRPVHHRLEDRIRAHVILCWLALLLIRIIETTTTQTWTGVRAEMQRLHLGQFTGPAGTYRQTTTPTTAQRQILTALQVPTPPRILDLTTP, from the coding sequence ATGTTCATGCGGACGTCGTCGCGGCGGAACAAGGACGGCTCGGTGGTGCGCTACCTCCAGCTCGCGCACAACGAGTGGGACCCGGGCACGAAGTCGGCGAAGATGCGGGTGCTGTACAACTTCGGCCGCACCGACCAGGTCGACCGGGCCGCGATCGAGCGGCTGATCGCCTCGTTGACCAAGACCTTGGACCCCGACCCGGTCGCGGCGCAGGGTGGTGACGGGCCGGCCGGGCTGGCGTTCGAGTCCTCCCGGCCGCTGGGCGGGGCGTGGGTGCTGGACCACCTGTGGTCCCAGCTCGGCATCGGCAAGGCGATGGGGAAGCTGCTCGCGGGCGGGCGGCGGGAGCCCGTGACGGAGCGGGTGTGCTTCGCGCTGGTGGCCAACCGGGCGCTGGCGCCGTCCTCCAAGCTCGCCGCCGCGTCCTGGGTCGGGGCCGACGTCCACATCCCCGGCCTGCCCGAGGTTTCCGACGACGCGTGCTACCGGGCCATGGACTGGCTGCTCTCGGTCGAGGACACCCTGGCCAAGACGGTGTACGACAACGTCGCGGACCTGCTCAACCTCGAGGTCGACCTGCTCTTCTTCGACACCACCTCCATCTACTTCGAGACCGAGAGCGCCGACGAACCGGTGTGGCGCGACCAGACCGGCCAGCGCCTGGACGAGGACGCCGGCGCGGAGACGGCGCCGGCGGGGGCGGTGAAGGCGACGGGGTTCCGCACGTACGGCAAGTCCAAGGACCACCGCGAGGACCTGCCCCAGGTCGTCATCGGGATGGCCGTGACCCGCACCGGGATCCCGGTGCGGGTGTGGTCCTGGCCGGGCTACACCGCCGACTCGGCGCTGATCCGCCAGGTCAAGGACGACATGGCCCAGTGGAACCTCGGCAAGGTCGTCTGGGTCGCCGACCGCGGGTTCACCTCAGCGGAGAACCGCCGCTACCTCCAACGCGCCGGCGGCGGGTACATCCTGGGCGAGAAGCTGCGCTCCGGGTCGGCCGAGGCCACCGCAGCCCTGTCCCGCCAGGGCCGGTACCAGGAGGTCACCGGCAACCTGCGCGTCAAGGAGGTCCGCCTGGGCGACGGGGACCGGTTCGTCATCGCCCACAACCCCGACCAGGCCGTCCGTGACGCCGCGATCCGCGCCGAGCTGGTCGCCCGCCTTCAGGAGATGATCGCCGGCACCGACAAACTCTCCGTGACCAAGCGCGCGCAGCTGCGCGGGGCCATCTCGACCAAACCGGGCCTGAACCGCTACCTGCGCGTGAGCGCCGGCGGGCTGCTGCGGGTCGACCGGGCCGCGATCATCGCCGAGGCCAAGCTGGACGGGAAGTACCTGCTACGCACCAACGAGCCCACCCTGTCCGCCGAGGACCTCGCCCTGGGCTACAAGCAGCTCCTCGAGGTCGAGCGCGGCTGGCGCGACATGAAGCAGATCCTCAACCTGCGCCCGGTCCACCACCGCCTCGAGGACCGCATCCGCGCCCACGTCATCCTGTGCTGGCTCGCCCTACTCCTGATCCGCATCATCGAGACCACCACCACCCAGACCTGGACAGGCGTCCGCGCCGAGATGCAGCGCCTGCACCTCGGGCAGTTCACCGGCCCGGCCGGCACCTACCGCCAGACCACCACCCCCACCACCGCCCAGCGGCAGATCCTCACCGCCCTCCAGGTCCCCACACCCCCACGGATCCTGGACCTGACCACGCCCTGA
- a CDS encoding radical SAM/SPASM domain-containing protein, with protein MLTVSRYLTISETDFTSAQGVALRPAYLATTGRLYMIDKDTAEALNDESGFERKIRPDVLEDLIDAGAVIPDSVDELEVILEENRRAIAENRTRTFVIMPTSYCNLGCSYCGQAHTKATLRGSHRSGLVRRIIGEIESGCYDGIALNWFGGEPLMGYANIRDIARQIVPLAGDRGLSYWSQMVTNGVLLDARQLDTLYHDCRVSFFEITLDGTSHDLLRPKKAGGESLDHIVNFLSWAVRQPQYEDLRISIRTNVSPANRGEAAEFARTMAERGLGHDKVSFYAAPIHSWGNDISALELGKTAYGNVELEWLQAYRDAGLNCPSLVPTQRKKIVCIAMQTSAEVITSSGEVFSCTEQPLVPGYENTAVGNVSSLRIGRRPAGLYETWNDEISSGNYSCATCAILPVCGGSCPKAWAEGNPPCPATKFNLSSKLDMYASTHGFERP; from the coding sequence GTGCTCACCGTAAGCAGATACTTGACAATCTCGGAAACCGACTTTACAAGTGCGCAAGGCGTCGCCCTTCGTCCCGCATATCTCGCGACGACCGGCCGACTGTACATGATCGACAAGGACACGGCAGAAGCACTGAATGACGAAAGCGGTTTTGAGCGCAAGATACGCCCCGATGTGCTCGAGGACCTCATTGACGCGGGCGCCGTAATTCCGGACTCGGTAGACGAGCTCGAGGTGATACTCGAGGAGAACCGAAGAGCCATCGCGGAGAACCGGACGAGGACGTTCGTCATAATGCCGACGTCGTATTGCAACCTCGGGTGTTCTTACTGTGGCCAGGCGCATACCAAGGCGACATTACGGGGATCTCACCGCTCAGGCCTGGTGCGCAGAATCATTGGGGAGATCGAGTCTGGCTGCTATGACGGGATTGCTCTGAACTGGTTCGGCGGGGAACCGTTGATGGGCTACGCCAACATCAGGGACATCGCCCGGCAGATCGTGCCCCTAGCAGGCGATAGAGGGCTCTCCTACTGGTCGCAGATGGTAACTAATGGGGTGCTCCTCGACGCTCGTCAGTTGGACACGCTTTACCACGACTGCCGCGTGTCATTCTTTGAAATCACGCTGGACGGAACGTCGCACGACCTGCTCCGCCCCAAGAAGGCAGGTGGTGAAAGCCTTGACCACATCGTGAACTTCCTCTCCTGGGCAGTTCGCCAGCCGCAGTACGAAGACCTCCGGATCAGCATCAGGACCAATGTCTCACCTGCTAACCGAGGTGAGGCGGCAGAGTTCGCCAGGACCATGGCTGAGAGAGGCCTCGGGCACGACAAGGTTTCGTTCTATGCCGCCCCGATTCACTCATGGGGTAACGACATAAGTGCATTGGAACTGGGCAAGACGGCATACGGAAACGTGGAACTCGAGTGGCTGCAAGCCTATCGGGATGCGGGACTAAATTGCCCGTCGCTGGTTCCGACGCAGCGGAAGAAGATTGTCTGCATCGCTATGCAGACGAGTGCTGAGGTAATCACATCAAGCGGTGAAGTGTTCTCCTGCACGGAGCAACCCTTGGTTCCAGGGTACGAGAACACGGCCGTCGGAAACGTGAGCAGCCTGCGGATTGGTAGGCGACCGGCTGGACTGTATGAGACCTGGAACGACGAGATCTCGTCAGGGAACTACTCTTGCGCAACGTGCGCCATTCTTCCCGTGTGCGGCGGTTCATGTCCGAAAGCGTGGGCCGAGGGCAACCCGCCGTGCCCGGCAACGAAATTCAATCTTTCCTCGAAGTTGGACATGTACGCCTCAACGCACGGCTTTGAGCGACCGTGA
- a CDS encoding MFS transporter, which translates to MSTINAKTGRSLGRRFRQLLAATISSNAADGIVMVILPLLVLRITTDPLAVSAARIAAYVPAVLLSIVVGTIVDTSSRRGLMAASNIIRAGLLACLGVAIWQDSLALWMIIVAALGFAAFEGIHDTATTTTVPDLVDSGDLERANGRIVTGQQVTQGFIAAPVGTISLAMFAPLPTGISMALLLFGVAMIFRAVPRHQSGPPGATDDHNPFTLWQRTQEGLSYLHQSRTLRRLALVSPLVIGIFALAQGTYIYYLVQVLDVPEALVGVLAVPPALGAIAGATTVSKVTARFGTFPIMSVVLLGQGFALAGASVVPPNATGWIIFASLSASMAVLAAWWNVLVATARQRLVPRRLLGRVSGVIFTFVAIASPIGTLASGLLARVDGRLPWLVAGIGMAMIAVLARPLLRDIAQHTGRPDHHTESFQGRR; encoded by the coding sequence ATGTCTACCATCAACGCCAAGACTGGTCGCTCACTGGGCCGCCGGTTTCGTCAGCTGCTGGCTGCGACGATCTCCTCCAATGCTGCGGACGGCATTGTCATGGTGATTCTTCCTCTCCTTGTCCTGCGCATAACTACGGACCCCTTAGCGGTGTCGGCAGCAAGGATCGCCGCTTACGTTCCAGCCGTCCTGCTGTCGATCGTTGTAGGCACGATCGTCGACACCTCCTCGAGGCGCGGTCTCATGGCCGCATCCAACATCATTCGCGCGGGGCTCCTCGCGTGTCTGGGTGTCGCGATCTGGCAGGACAGCCTCGCGCTATGGATGATCATCGTGGCCGCACTCGGGTTCGCAGCGTTCGAGGGCATCCACGACACCGCGACGACAACGACCGTTCCCGACCTCGTTGATTCCGGCGACCTTGAGCGGGCGAACGGTCGAATCGTGACCGGGCAGCAGGTGACCCAGGGCTTCATAGCGGCTCCGGTTGGGACCATTTCGCTCGCCATGTTCGCACCCTTGCCCACCGGCATCTCCATGGCACTGCTTCTGTTCGGCGTGGCCATGATCTTCCGGGCCGTTCCGCGGCACCAGAGCGGTCCGCCCGGCGCGACCGATGATCACAATCCCTTCACACTCTGGCAACGGACGCAGGAAGGGCTGTCATATCTGCATCAGTCTCGCACCCTGCGGCGCCTGGCTCTGGTCAGCCCCTTGGTCATCGGGATTTTCGCGCTCGCGCAAGGAACCTACATCTACTACCTCGTCCAGGTGCTGGACGTACCCGAAGCTCTCGTGGGAGTTCTAGCGGTGCCCCCTGCGCTCGGTGCCATAGCCGGAGCCACCACAGTCAGCAAAGTCACCGCGCGGTTCGGCACGTTCCCCATCATGTCCGTAGTCCTCCTCGGCCAAGGCTTCGCCCTTGCCGGCGCGAGCGTTGTTCCGCCGAACGCAACTGGATGGATCATTTTCGCGAGTCTGTCTGCGAGCATGGCTGTGTTAGCCGCGTGGTGGAACGTTCTTGTGGCGACCGCGCGCCAACGCCTGGTCCCTCGGCGCCTGCTGGGGCGAGTGTCGGGCGTCATCTTCACCTTCGTGGCCATAGCCAGCCCCATAGGAACCCTGGCGTCAGGCCTCCTCGCGCGCGTTGACGGCCGCCTCCCGTGGCTTGTCGCAGGAATCGGCATGGCAATGATCGCGGTCTTGGCCCGACCCCTCCTTCGAGATATCGCTCAGCACACTGGCCGCCCCGACCACCACACCGAATCGTTTCAGGGAAGGAGGTGA
- a CDS encoding helix-turn-helix domain-containing protein, with amino-acid sequence MSHPLRSQMVDLLAQAPSTATELARRLGVTSGTTSYHLRELEKAGLIIDLRDHGTGRDRVWFSPFAARNYGWSDLESMGATGGREYRHAWLDLRFRSAAEFQDRVARGEEPEEWRKGPVDVNAMMRMTSEELRVFTQEMQELMARWITRRDLVKGAESDTRVVDVQFRAFPVALAPQSASRDDGRDDVRGS; translated from the coding sequence ATGAGCCATCCGCTACGCAGTCAGATGGTTGATCTGCTGGCTCAGGCCCCATCGACAGCCACCGAGCTGGCTCGTCGACTAGGTGTCACATCCGGCACAACGAGTTACCACCTGCGTGAGCTTGAAAAGGCAGGCCTCATCATCGATCTGAGGGACCACGGAACGGGCAGAGACCGCGTCTGGTTTTCACCGTTTGCGGCCCGGAACTACGGCTGGTCAGACCTTGAGTCCATGGGAGCGACTGGAGGCCGTGAGTACCGCCATGCCTGGCTGGATCTAAGGTTCCGTTCTGCTGCTGAGTTTCAGGACCGCGTCGCGCGCGGCGAGGAGCCTGAGGAATGGCGTAAGGGCCCCGTAGACGTCAACGCGATGATGCGCATGACGTCAGAGGAACTACGCGTCTTCACCCAGGAAATGCAAGAACTCATGGCTCGCTGGATCACCCGCCGGGACTTGGTCAAGGGAGCTGAGTCGGATACTCGCGTGGTCGACGTCCAGTTCCGCGCCTTTCCGGTGGCCCTTGCCCCGCAAAGCGCCAGCCGCGACGACGGGCGTGACGATGTGAGAGGCTCCTGA
- a CDS encoding MarR family transcriptional regulator gives MTEATKTDYLTRAEAAARCRVPVPTFDKLRREGLIPEPDAEVGKHKLWRADTIAEFLDVGGTRR, from the coding sequence ATGACCGAGGCGACGAAGACGGACTACCTCACGCGCGCCGAGGCGGCTGCCCGATGCCGGGTGCCAGTGCCGACGTTCGACAAGCTGCGCCGCGAGGGTCTGATCCCCGAACCCGATGCGGAGGTCGGCAAGCACAAGCTCTGGCGTGCGGACACGATCGCCGAGTTCCTCGATGTCGGCGGGACGAGACGCTGA
- a CDS encoding tyrosine-type recombinase/integrase: protein MAGRPAKDSPLRLDPRTGRPLPEGIRWREDRQRYQIRVLVPDLYGNWAERARTFRTLGEAKKELANAVAGKNPNGAMTLTQWHERHWPAIGASVRPGTARAYAVAWRRRVQPTLGHLKLEAITSPLIETAMAGWDCSPSTKVDSLALISRLLDAARRARIIDYNPAREIRRPTQDASTSPTSRALTMPQVTTMLELIPAGVYRRYAAALVYTGMRAGEATAIRVRDVDLTQGVLRVSRSFSPGLNGELIEQSPKSHKERQVPIVQAFLPFVDKAMKGKGPDDLLFSGPNGGRLVAANFRRAVNWATIRTALDRPDLRVHDLRHTFATILFDAGASAPDVQAVLGHSSLQVTERYSRAREGVARRAGAVFDRVTTGGYGTDMAQRRAGPGL from the coding sequence ATGGCCGGCCGGCCGGCGAAGGACTCCCCGCTCCGGCTCGACCCGCGCACCGGTAGGCCGCTGCCCGAGGGCATCCGCTGGCGCGAAGATCGGCAGCGCTACCAGATTCGCGTGCTGGTGCCTGACCTCTATGGCAACTGGGCCGAGCGCGCACGCACGTTCCGCACGCTGGGCGAGGCGAAGAAGGAGCTCGCCAACGCCGTCGCCGGGAAGAACCCGAACGGCGCGATGACGCTCACCCAGTGGCACGAGCGGCACTGGCCGGCGATCGGGGCATCGGTGCGACCGGGCACTGCGCGCGCCTACGCCGTCGCGTGGCGCCGACGGGTGCAGCCGACGCTCGGGCACCTGAAGCTCGAAGCGATCACCTCACCGCTGATCGAGACGGCGATGGCCGGGTGGGACTGCTCACCCTCGACCAAGGTCGACTCGCTCGCCCTCATCAGCCGCCTGCTCGACGCCGCGCGCCGGGCGCGGATCATCGACTACAACCCGGCGCGCGAGATCAGGCGCCCGACGCAGGACGCCTCGACCTCTCCCACCTCCCGGGCGCTGACCATGCCGCAGGTGACGACGATGCTCGAGCTGATCCCGGCCGGCGTCTATCGGCGCTACGCAGCCGCCCTCGTGTACACCGGCATGCGGGCGGGTGAGGCGACCGCCATCCGGGTGCGCGACGTCGACCTCACGCAGGGCGTGTTGCGCGTCAGCCGCAGCTTCTCGCCCGGCCTGAACGGCGAGCTCATCGAGCAGAGCCCGAAGAGCCACAAGGAACGACAGGTGCCGATCGTCCAGGCGTTCCTCCCGTTCGTGGACAAGGCCATGAAGGGCAAGGGGCCTGACGACCTGCTGTTCTCCGGGCCGAACGGCGGCCGGCTCGTCGCGGCGAACTTCCGCCGTGCGGTGAACTGGGCGACGATCAGGACGGCGCTCGACCGCCCCGACCTGCGCGTGCACGATCTGCGCCACACGTTCGCCACCATCCTGTTCGACGCCGGCGCCTCCGCACCCGACGTGCAGGCGGTGCTCGGGCACTCCAGCCTGCAGGTCACCGAGCGCTACTCCCGTGCACGCGAGGGCGTCGCCCGGCGCGCGGGTGCGGTGTTCGACCGCGTCACCACCGGCGGATATGGCACAGATATGGCACAGCGCCGTGCGGGGCCGGGTCTGTGA
- a CDS encoding metallopeptidase family protein: protein MTQEAFDEAVAEALDLIPVELTEQMDNVVVLVEDEPTAEQLEGSEDEDLLGIYEGTPLTERDSWWAAGSLPDRITIFRGPTLRLCESAEEVVEEVAITVVHEVAHHFGIDDARLHDLGWS, encoded by the coding sequence ATGACGCAGGAGGCCTTCGATGAGGCCGTGGCGGAGGCGCTCGACCTCATCCCGGTCGAGCTGACCGAGCAGATGGACAACGTCGTCGTCCTCGTGGAGGACGAGCCCACCGCGGAGCAGCTCGAGGGCAGCGAGGACGAGGACCTCCTGGGCATCTACGAGGGGACCCCACTGACGGAGCGGGACTCCTGGTGGGCGGCGGGCTCTCTGCCGGACCGCATCACCATCTTCCGCGGCCCCACCCTGCGGCTGTGCGAGAGCGCCGAGGAGGTCGTCGAGGAGGTCGCGATCACCGTCGTCCACGAGGTCGCCCACCACTTCGGCATCGACGACGCCCGGCTGCACGATCTCGGCTGGTCCTGA
- the surE gene encoding 5'/3'-nucleotidase SurE gives MRVLVTNDDGIASPGLTVLAQVALDAGHEVVVAAPHRQYSGASAALTAQEEDGHLVLVEGRPPGLPDGVEAFGVKAAPALITFVASFGAFGPRPDVVLSGINLGANTGRATLHSGTVGAALSATSHGIRAMAVSIASGKPQHWDTAGLVTARAYAWLVAEPFHERVLNINVPDVAPDRLRGLRAASLASFGAVQARVKEVGTGYVQLTYSGVEAEDEPGTDHYLLARGWATATMVRAPVDDDDGLTLPSFTAADAAAAGTTGPLVDVGKGAVMSTGADRPSGEIAEEDDA, from the coding sequence GTGCGGGTTCTCGTCACCAACGACGACGGCATCGCCTCGCCCGGCCTCACCGTCCTCGCCCAGGTGGCGCTGGACGCCGGGCACGAGGTAGTCGTCGCGGCCCCGCACCGTCAGTACTCCGGTGCGTCGGCGGCCCTGACCGCCCAGGAGGAGGACGGGCACCTCGTGCTCGTCGAGGGCCGGCCGCCGGGCCTGCCCGACGGCGTCGAGGCGTTCGGGGTCAAGGCTGCCCCCGCACTCATCACGTTCGTGGCCTCCTTCGGCGCGTTCGGCCCCCGGCCGGACGTCGTCCTCAGCGGCATCAACCTCGGCGCCAACACCGGCCGGGCCACCCTGCACTCGGGAACGGTGGGCGCCGCCCTGTCGGCGACCTCCCACGGGATCCGGGCGATGGCGGTCTCGATCGCGTCGGGCAAGCCCCAGCACTGGGACACCGCCGGGCTCGTCACAGCCCGCGCCTACGCCTGGCTCGTCGCGGAGCCGTTCCACGAGCGGGTCCTCAACATCAACGTGCCCGACGTCGCGCCGGACCGGCTCCGCGGGCTGCGGGCCGCCTCGCTCGCCAGCTTCGGCGCGGTCCAGGCCCGGGTCAAGGAGGTCGGCACCGGCTACGTCCAGCTCACCTACTCCGGCGTCGAGGCCGAGGACGAGCCCGGCACCGACCACTACCTCCTGGCGCGCGGCTGGGCCACGGCGACCATGGTCCGCGCCCCCGTCGACGACGACGACGGGCTGACCCTGCCCTCGTTCACCGCGGCCGACGCCGCCGCGGCCGGCACGACCGGGCCGCTCGTCGACGTCGGCAAGGGTGCGGTGATGTCCACGGGCGCGGACCGCCCCTCCGGGGAGATCGCCGAGGAGGACGACGCCTGA
- a CDS encoding 1-phosphofructokinase family hexose kinase, whose translation MGGSPAEAAQRRDLRTPDDNAAPARPRICVLAPTPLLVVEIADSQAIPGRTSSQADIHLHPGGQGLWVARMAVSLGADVTVCGPFGGEIGPLVAQMLTTEKLTIHGVTYNGGNGAYIHDLRGEDRETVAHMPPFALNRHELDDLYGTLLVDALEADVLVVTGAEPADVLPASFFGRIVRDLRSAGRAVVADLSGEAAVAAAKAGPTVLKMSHEEILAAGLAADPEPASLLAAARALVDHGVGAMVVSRAQEPALLVTADGAHLAEGPVMTPLDHRGAGDSMTAGIAVGLGRGLDIADAVRLGAAAGALNVTRRGLGTGRKDQIERFAQRISIEEMSL comes from the coding sequence ATGGGAGGGTCCCCCGCGGAGGCGGCGCAGCGACGTGACCTGCGCACGCCCGACGACAACGCCGCACCGGCCCGTCCGCGCATCTGCGTCCTGGCCCCGACCCCGCTGCTCGTCGTCGAGATCGCCGACTCCCAGGCCATCCCGGGGCGGACCTCCTCCCAGGCCGACATCCACCTCCACCCTGGCGGGCAGGGCCTGTGGGTCGCCCGCATGGCCGTCTCCCTCGGCGCGGACGTCACGGTGTGCGGGCCGTTCGGTGGCGAGATCGGCCCGCTCGTCGCCCAGATGCTCACCACGGAGAAGCTCACGATCCATGGCGTGACCTACAACGGCGGCAACGGCGCGTACATCCACGACCTGCGGGGCGAGGACCGCGAGACGGTCGCGCACATGCCACCCTTCGCCCTCAACCGCCACGAGCTCGACGACCTGTACGGCACCCTGCTCGTCGACGCCCTCGAGGCCGACGTCCTCGTCGTCACCGGCGCGGAGCCCGCGGACGTCCTGCCCGCGAGTTTCTTCGGCCGGATCGTCCGCGACCTGCGCTCCGCTGGCCGTGCCGTCGTCGCCGACCTCTCCGGCGAGGCCGCCGTCGCCGCCGCGAAGGCCGGACCCACGGTGCTGAAGATGAGCCACGAGGAGATCCTGGCCGCCGGCCTCGCCGCGGACCCCGAGCCCGCCTCCCTCCTCGCCGCGGCCCGCGCGCTGGTGGACCACGGGGTCGGGGCCATGGTCGTCTCGCGAGCCCAGGAGCCCGCCCTCCTCGTCACCGCCGACGGCGCGCACCTCGCCGAGGGGCCGGTGATGACCCCGCTGGACCACCGCGGGGCCGGTGACTCGATGACCGCGGGCATCGCCGTCGGCCTGGGCCGGGGCCTGGACATCGCCGACGCGGTGCGCCTGGGCGCGGCCGCGGGAGCGCTCAACGTCACCCGCCGGGGCCTCGGCACCGGCCGCAAGGACCAGATCGAGCGGTTCGCCCAGCGGATCAGCATCGAGGAGATGTCCCTCTAG
- a CDS encoding GNAT family N-acetyltransferase has protein sequence MTTPERTAAPATPVRILEGQAASDRAARALVQYFAELDERFAGGFDPALTEQVDPADVTPPRGDFLLLTELGSGRVLGCGGVRLLPGGEVELRRMWLVPDARGQGLGRFLLRTLENRARALGGRRVVLSVNEALTEAVSLYESAGYRPAEPFEDNPYVQVFLGKELG, from the coding sequence ATGACGACTCCCGAGCGCACCGCCGCACCGGCCACGCCCGTGCGCATCCTCGAGGGCCAGGCGGCCAGCGACCGGGCGGCGCGGGCGCTGGTCCAGTACTTCGCCGAGCTGGACGAGCGCTTCGCCGGCGGGTTCGACCCGGCGCTGACCGAGCAGGTCGACCCCGCGGACGTGACGCCGCCCAGGGGGGACTTCCTGCTCCTCACCGAGCTCGGCTCCGGCCGGGTCCTCGGGTGCGGCGGGGTGCGGCTGCTGCCCGGCGGCGAGGTCGAGCTGCGCCGGATGTGGCTGGTGCCCGACGCCCGCGGGCAGGGCCTGGGCCGGTTCCTCCTGCGGACCCTGGAGAACCGGGCACGGGCCCTGGGCGGGCGCCGCGTGGTGCTCTCGGTCAACGAGGCGCTGACCGAGGCGGTCTCGCTGTACGAGTCGGCCGGCTACCGGCCGGCGGAGCCCTTCGAGGACAACCCCTACGTCCAGGTCTTCCTCGGCAAGGAGCTCGGCTGA